Within Candidatus Cloacimonadota bacterium, the genomic segment CGCAATCCCGCTTGGGAACAGGCTTCTGCGATTGCGGGCATATCAAAATACATATCGTGAATTTGGGTGATGCCGTTTTTTATCATCTCGGAAGCGCCGTGCAGAGCGGCTTGGCTGATGAATTTACGGTTTAAAAGTTTGGCTTCCAGCGGCCAAATGTAGTCGTTGAGCCAGGTTTGCAGGGGAAGATCGTCTGCCAAACCGCGAAAATAGGTCATGGGCAAATGGGTGTGAGTGTTGATTAAACCTGGCATCACGATGCAGCCATCGGTATTTAAAACCTTGTCGGCATGGTAGTTGGCGTTTTCTGGGCAGCAAATATCGATGATGCGTCCATCCTCGATGGCAATGACCTGGTTTTCCAAAATCCGCATCTGCGGATCCATGGTCAAGACGGTTCCGCCTCTCAGGATGAGGTCTATCTCTTTGCGCGGCAAGGAGTTCATTCCTGCACCTTCTGCGCCGCTTCCGCGGGAGCGAAAACGCCTTTCGGGGTCACGATGCCCGTAATCAGGCTGGCAGGAGTGATATCGAAGCCGGGATTAAGTACGTCGGAACCTGGGTTTGCGGTGATTTGACCGCCGTAATAGGTAATCTCGCTGGCGTCCCGGAATTCGATGGGAATCCCCGAACCCTGGGCGCAGGAAAAATCAAAGGTGGAAAGTGGCGCGGCAATGTAGAAGGGAATGTTGTGGTGATGGGCCAGGACAGCTTTGTCGTAGGTTCCGATTTTGTTGGCAATGTCGCCATTGAGGCAAACCCTATCCGCGCCAGTGATTACCAGATCAATCTCTTTTTTCCAAAAATAAAAACCGCTGGCGCTGTCTGGGATAATGGCGTGGGGAATGCCTTCCTGCTCCAATTCCCAGGCGGTGATTTTTGAACCCTGATGGCGGGGTCGGGTTTCGCTGACATACACAAAAATGTTGCGACCCTTGCGATGCGCCAAACGCAGCACAGCCAGCGCGGTTCCCCAATCAACAGTTGCCAAAGCACCTGCGTTGCAATGAGTTAGAATACGTGAGCCATCTGGAACAAGATGCAAACCTTGTTCACCAATCAGGCGACAATCCTCTGCGCTTTGTTTGGCAAATTCCTTTGCCGAGAGAAGCGCCACCTGTCTCGCGTGAGTCAGATTCGGAATAAATTTTATGGTTTGTTCATAAACGTGGTTCACGCCAGTTTGCAAATCCACAGCGGTGGGACGGGTTGAAATCAACAGTTCCCTCGCCTTGCGAATCTGACCGCGAAACCCTTGATCTGTGGCATTTTGCGCTGCCAAAGCCATGGCAAAAGCAGCCGCGGCACCAATGGCGGGAGCGCCTCGCACATTCATGTTCCTGATGGCATCCGCCACCTGGAGATGGTCTGTAAACTCCATCAGTGTAAAATCCTGGGGAATCCTGTTCTGATCAATCATGTGCAGGCGTCCGTTTTCCCACCAAACGCTGGTGTATTCTTTGCCGTTAATTATCATCAACTTCTCCAACAGGCTCTGTCGCAATGAGTTCCCTGCGTTTTAAACCAGCATAAACCAGGCCGCCCGCCAAGGCGAACAGACTGACCAAAATCCCAATCAAGCTGAAACGCACCCCGGTTTTATAGGAATCCGGCGCGAAAACCAGTTCCAGTTTGTGTTTTCCTGCGGGAATTTCCACGCCGCGCAGGATGTAGTTCGCTGCATGGATGGGAATTTCCTTGCCGTTCAAACTGGCTTTCCAGCCGGCGGGATAATAGATTTCACTCAAAACCAGGAAGGCGGGTTTATCGGTTTGGACCTCATAGGCCAGGTTGTGCATTTCTGCCAGGGTCTGTTCAACCCTCGCGGAATCAGGCTTTTGCACATTTGGTAAATCGTTTTCCACATAAGCCAAACGCCTGGGATCAAAACTTTCTGAACGCATAAGACCGAGAATGGAATCAGCCGGAGCCACCTTTTGAACCGCGTCCACAAACCAAGCCCGGGGCAGAGCGCTGGTGTTTTCATAGATGGCAACGCCTTCTGAGCCATAATATGCTGGTTTGAGTTTTTTGAAGAACTGGTCGTAAGGTGGATGGTTCACCGTGAAGAGCGAATCATTTGGAAGCGCTTCCGGATGGATGATATATTTGGTGGAAAGCATGTCCAGAACAGGAGTTGGCACATCACGGGGCATGCTGGTGGCGCCCCCATACATTCCCATCATCAGACGCGCCCATTCACCAGGTTTTTGGGTGACAGGATCGCCTTCAATCAGCTTGAGCAGGTCATCGTAACGTTTCAATTTGGCAGCAGAATAGCCGGAAATCGTCTGGTGATGATAAGCCCACACACCAGCGGGTTGAGAGAGCCGAGAGTTTGAGAACACGCTTTGACCAATCGGATAAATGCGGAAATTAGCGCCATCCTCCAGCAAGAAATCATCATAATCCTGCTTGGCAAATTGATTCTGATATTCCTGGCGTGCCTGCAGGTTTTCCTTTTTGAGGATTTTGCCCGTGTAAACCCAAAGATCGACGAAGGTGAAAAGCGTTAAAAGCACCACGAACAAGGTTTTAGGCAGCTTTTTGACGCTTGCCAGCCATGCGGCGCCGATGCCCAGAGCCAGCAGCAGCAGGCTGATATTCCCGCTTTTATACAGCAAATCCAGTCGCTCGGCTTTGATGTGTCCCGGTATTTCTGTAAGTCCTTGCTGAGCAATCTGTTGCACTTCCGTCGCGCTGGTAAAACTCATTCCACCGAAGAGGGGTTTTGCCAAAACAA encodes:
- a CDS encoding YfhO family protein — protein: MNPYLSTMEYSHHTMRGGPGGLETSYAQGWSFHPKEIITFFIPDFYGGISPNYWGYMPFTQVYNYFGLIVLAFGIIAMIGKKHRRFSIFLGITSLIFLIMSFGSATPHLSNLFMKYLPYFNKFRVPSMILIMVQLNAVVLAALGVDTILSVDEKRQKAWSAGLMKAFAVCGVIFFLWLVLAKPLFGGMSFTSATEVQQIAQQGLTEIPGHIKAERLDLLYKSGNISLLLLALGIGAAWLASVKKLPKTLFVVLLTLFTFVDLWVYTGKILKKENLQARQEYQNQFAKQDYDDFLLEDGANFRIYPIGQSVFSNSRLSQPAGVWAYHHQTISGYSAAKLKRYDDLLKLIEGDPVTQKPGEWARLMMGMYGGATSMPRDVPTPVLDMLSTKYIIHPEALPNDSLFTVNHPPYDQFFKKLKPAYYGSEGVAIYENTSALPRAWFVDAVQKVAPADSILGLMRSESFDPRRLAYVENDLPNVQKPDSARVEQTLAEMHNLAYEVQTDKPAFLVLSEIYYPAGWKASLNGKEIPIHAANYILRGVEIPAGKHKLELVFAPDSYKTGVRFSLIGILVSLFALAGGLVYAGLKRRELIATEPVGEVDDN
- the mtnA gene encoding S-methyl-5-thioribose-1-phosphate isomerase translates to MIINGKEYTSVWWENGRLHMIDQNRIPQDFTLMEFTDHLQVADAIRNMNVRGAPAIGAAAAFAMALAAQNATDQGFRGQIRKARELLISTRPTAVDLQTGVNHVYEQTIKFIPNLTHARQVALLSAKEFAKQSAEDCRLIGEQGLHLVPDGSRILTHCNAGALATVDWGTALAVLRLAHRKGRNIFVYVSETRPRHQGSKITAWELEQEGIPHAIIPDSASGFYFWKKEIDLVITGADRVCLNGDIANKIGTYDKAVLAHHHNIPFYIAAPLSTFDFSCAQGSGIPIEFRDASEITYYGGQITANPGSDVLNPGFDITPASLITGIVTPKGVFAPAEAAQKVQE